The Microcoleus sp. FACHB-831 genome segment ACCAGGTCAGAAAAAACCCAATTGCACGCCCTGGAGATGGCCCATACGTTTTGATCAAACCCCATGCATGGGCAATCCGGGCGGAGGTGAGAACGCCTCCCTCTAACCACAGCAGCCAATTTGGCGAATGCATTAATTCCAGAGCGATGATGAAAAGCAATGCCTGCGGCACATATTCCGCAAAGTTCCCATGAGCGCGTACCTTGCGCTGTAAAGCACCATTATCTTTAACTGGTTCGGACAGCATCATTGTCGC includes the following:
- a CDS encoding MAPEG family protein — protein: MNENLIPISTLFIGINGFIAFALSYIAAMERTRTRVWHGESKENVTMQPDPLANPNIVASGVERLATMMLSEPVKDNGALQRKVRAHGNFAEYVPQALLFIIALELMHSPNWLLWLEGGVLTSARIAHAWGLIKTYGPSPGRAIGFFLTWFVYLVGASACIYYGFKGVI